The segment AATGTTATTTTAACAGCCCCACATGGCATAGAAGATGTTCTTCAGTTAGAAGTAAAACCGACTCCGTATTTTTTGCAAAACGAGAAAAGAATGCAAATCTATCGACAAAGAGTAAGTAAGAAGAATTGGCAATCTACGTGGAAGAAGCTAAAGATTTATGTAACATAAAAACAATAGAAGCCCCTTTTATTTCGCATCTTGTGCTTATCTGTTACATTACATATAGGGGTATTTTATGATATATAACTACTTAATCGATAATGAAGCAAGGAGAGGAAACAATGTCAAAGGAATTTTGGGATGAAAGTTTCTCAGAAAATGAGTTTGTGTATGGCAAAACAGCAAATGCGTTTATTCGTTCCATGAATGAGATGCTTGCAGCAGGTTTGAAAGTAGCCTGTTTTGCAGAAGGGGAAGGTAGAAATGCGGTATATTTAGCAGAATGTGGGCATCATGTAACAGCATATGATCAATCCACGGTAGGGCTTAAAAAAACAACCCAACTAGCTCAAGAAAAAGATGTAGCTGTTCAAACCGTAGTTAAAGACCTTACCACAGAAAGCGTACCTGTGCAACAATATGACGCTGCTTTTATGGTGTTTGGGCATGTTCCTAGAGAAAAGCAAGTCTTTTTTATTAATAATATGTTGAACTCGCTCAAAACGGGTGGCTATCTCCTATTCGAAGTTTACTCGGAGGATCAATTAGCATATAAAAGTGGAGGGCCAAAGGAGAAATCGATGTTATATCGTCCTGTAGATATGTTGAACTGGTTAGATGGTCATAAATGGATTCATTTTTATTATGGAGAGGCCGAACGACATGAAGGAAAGAGACACTCAGGTCTGTGCCATGTTGTGCAAGTAGCCGTTCAGAAAACAGCTCGGTAGGTTGGTGAGGGTTAATGGATAACACACTGACTGAGCTTGTGTTATCCATGTGTTATTTCCTTTGCTTCAACGATAGAAAAGCTGGAATTTTAGGTTTTATTCCGAATACTGTAGTAAAATTACTCCTTCAAGATAAGTCTAAGAGGACGATAAAAGAAACTAAGTTCCTAGGATATTTAGATCACCGCTATACTATAGCAAAGGGTAAAATTTTTTAGGATTTGATTTGTCAAATTAAGCGAGACAACATGCTTTTATCAAAATCCTGACCGACATAATCTATGAAACACTCCATTGGTGTTTTGTATTTCAATGATTTCCTTGGTATGTTATTCCGTCGGAGTGCAACCTCAGAAATATACTCTTGTGACACAGGATTAAAGTCCATTTCTTTTGGTAGCCCATTCTTTCTCAGAAGACCGTTGGAATGCTCATTTAGCCCCCTTTGGGATGGCGTTCCAGGATCTGCAAAATAAATATCAACATCTTGTTCATTGCTGATGGATTTCCAATTGGAAAACTCTTTCCCGCAGTCAAAGATAATGGACTTAAATAAGTGTTTTGGTAATCGCTCAAACCATTGATTGAGCGATGTTTCAATATTGGTTGCCTGTCTACCAGCTGGTTTAATTGCGATGATGCATTTTGTTAAACGCTCAACAAGCGTGATGACAGCGCTCTTGTGATGACGTCCCACAATGGTATCTCCTTCTAGATGACCAAATTCTTTCTTGTAATTTGGGTGATCGTGATCACGATCAAGGATGGTGCGGCGAAATTTTTGTTTTCCTCTTCTTTCCTGGTGACCATTTGGTTTGCGTTTGCCTTGCATAGGTAAATCATTTTGGTTAAATTCGCCTGATGAAAAATTTCGATA is part of the Virgibacillus dokdonensis genome and harbors:
- a CDS encoding IS30 family transposase, with the protein product QYQANKATCGRKKIQLTPNEKAYIHEKVRDGWTPDVIIGRNEKTISCSMRTLYRNFSSGEFNQNDLPMQGKRKPNGHQERRGKQKFRRTILDRDHDHPNYKKEFGHLEGDTIVGRHHKSAVITLVERLTKCIIAIKPAGRQATNIETSLNQWFERLPKHLFKSIIFDCGKEFSNWKSISNEQDVDIYFADPGTPSQRGLNEHSNGLLRKNGLPKEMDFNPVSQEYISEVALRRNNIPRKSLKYKTPMECFIDYVGQDFDKSMLSRLI
- a CDS encoding class I SAM-dependent methyltransferase, producing the protein MSKEFWDESFSENEFVYGKTANAFIRSMNEMLAAGLKVACFAEGEGRNAVYLAECGHHVTAYDQSTVGLKKTTQLAQEKDVAVQTVVKDLTTESVPVQQYDAAFMVFGHVPREKQVFFINNMLNSLKTGGYLLFEVYSEDQLAYKSGGPKEKSMLYRPVDMLNWLDGHKWIHFYYGEAERHEGKRHSGLCHVVQVAVQKTAR